One part of the Muntiacus reevesi chromosome 18, mMunRee1.1, whole genome shotgun sequence genome encodes these proteins:
- the MPP2 gene encoding MAGUK p55 subfamily member 2: protein MPVAATNSETAMQQVLDNLGSLPNATGAAELDLIFLRGIMESPIVRSLAKAHERLEETKLEAVRDNNLELVQEILRDLAQLAEQSSTAAELARILQEPHFQSLLETHDSVASKTYETPPPSPGLDPTFSNQPVPPDAVRMVGIRKTAGEHLGVTFRVEGGELVIARILHGGMVAQQGLLHVGDIIKEVNGQPVGSDPRALQELLRSASGSVILKILPSYQEPHLPRQVFVKCHFDYDPTRDSLIPCKEAGLRFSAGDLLQIVNQDDANWWQACHVEGGSAGLIPSQLLEEKRKAFVKRDLELTPTSGTLCGSLSGKKKKRMMYLTTKNAEFDRHELLIYEEVARMPPFRRKTLVLIGAQGVGRRSLKNKLIMWDPDRYGTTVPYTSRRPKDSEREGQGYSFVSRAEMEADIRAGRYLEHGEYEGNLYGTRIDSIRGVVAAGRVCVLDVNPQAVKVLRTAEFVPYVVFIEAPDFETLRAMNRAALESGVSTKQLTEADLRRTVEESSRIQRGYGHYFDLCLVNSNLERTFRELQAAMEKLRTEPQWVPVSWVY, encoded by the exons gcccatgaGCGGCTGGAGGAGACGAAGCTGGAGGCAGTGCGGGACAACAACTTGGAGCTGGTGCAGGAAATCCTACGGGACCTGGCGCAGCTGGCGGAGCAGAGCAGCACCGCGGCCGAGCTGGCCCGCATCCTCCAGGAGCCCCACTTCCAG TCCCTGCTGGAGACACATGACTCTGTGGCCTCAAAGACCTATGAGACACCACCCCCTAGCCCTGGCCTGGACCCCACGTTCAGCAACCAGCCTGTGCCTCCCGACGCTGTGCGCATGGTGGGCATCCGCAAGACAGCTGGAGAGCATCTG GGCGTGACATTCCGCGTGGAAGGTGGCGAGTTGGTGATTGCCCGCATTCTGCATGGGGGCATGGTGGCCCAGCAAGGACTCCTACATGTAGGCGACATAATCAAGGAGGTGAACGGGCAGCCGGTGGGCAGCGACCCCCGCGCGCTGCAGGAGCTCCTGCGCAGCGCCAGCGGCAGCGTCATCCTCAAGATCTTGCCCAGCTACCAGGAGCCCCATCTGCCCCGCCAG GTATTTGTGAAATGCCACTTTGACTATGACCCGACCCGAGACAGCCTGATCCCCTGCAAGGAGGCAGGCCTGCGCTTCAGTGCTGGGGACCTGCTTCAGATTGTAAACCAGGACGATGCCAACTGGTGGCAG GCATGCCATGTGGAAGGGGGCAGTGCAGGGCTCATCCCCAGCCAGCTGCTGGAGGAGAAGCGGAAAGCCTTTGTCAAGCGGGACCTGGAACTGACACCCACCTCAG GGACCCTATGTGGCAGcctttcaggaaagaaaaagaagagaatgatgTATTTGACCACCAAGAATGCAG AGTTTGACCGCCATGAGCTGCTCATTTACGAGGAGGTGGCCCGCATGCCCCCCTTCCGCCGGAAAACCCTGGTGCTGATCGGGGCTCAGGGTGTGGGTCGCCGCAGCCTGAAGAACAAACTCATCATGTGGGATCCAGATCGCTACGGCACCACAGTGCCCT ACACATCCCGGAGGCCCAAGGACTCAGAACGGGAAGGCCAGGGTTACAGCTTTGTGTCCCGTGCGGAGATGGAGGCCGACATCCGTGCTGGGCGATACCTGGAACATGGTGAATACGAGGGCAACCTGTACGGCACACGTATCGACTCCATCCGGGGCGTGGTGGCTGCTGGCCGGGTGTGCGTGCTGGATGTCAACCCCCAG GCAGTGAAGGTGCTGAGAACAGCTGAGTTCGTCCCCTACGTGGTGTTCATCGAGGCCCCTGACTTCGAGACCCTGCGGGCCATGAACCGGGCGGCGCTGGAGAGCGGGGTGTCCACCAAGCAGCTCACG GAGGCGGACCTGAGGCGGACAGTGGAGGAGAGCAGCCGCATCCAGAGGGGCTACGGGCACTACTTCGACCTCTGCCTGGTCAACAGCAACCTGGAGAGGACCTTCCGTGAGCTCCAGGCCGCCATGGAGAAGCTGCGCACGGAGCCCCAGTGGGTGCCTGTCAGCTGGGTGTACTGA